In Balaenoptera ricei isolate mBalRic1 chromosome 4, mBalRic1.hap2, whole genome shotgun sequence, the following are encoded in one genomic region:
- the LOC132365160 gene encoding small ribosomal subunit protein uS12m-like, which yields MSWFSLLRGLSTPLNYGLVLASLPWVTCPMATLNQMHRRGPPKHPPAKVGPSAGRQQLKGVVLRTFICKPKKPNSANCKCNRVRLSTGREAVCFIPGEVHSLQEHHVVLVQGGCRQDLPGAKFTHVRSKYDCGHVQK from the coding sequence ATGTCCTGGTTCAGCCTTCTCCGTGGCCTCAGCACACCCCTAAATTATGGCCTAGTCCTGGCCTCCCTACCTTGGGTCACGTGTCCCATGGCCACCCTGAACCAGATGCACCGCCGGGGGCCTCCGAAGCATCCGCCTGCAAAAGTGGGCCCCTCGGCTGGCCGGCAGCAGCTGAAGGGCGTGGTCCTGCGCACGTTCATCTGCAAGCCTAAGAAGCCCAACTCGGCCAACTGCAAATGCAACCGCGTGCGGCTCAGCACCGGTCGGGAGGCCGTCTGCTTCATTCCCGGAGAGGTCCACAGCCTACAGGAGCACCACGTCGTGCTCGTTCAGGGCGGCTGTAGGCAGGACCTGCCCGGCGCCAAGTTCACCCATGTGCGCAGCAAGTACGACTGTGGCCACGTGCAGAAgtga